One Rhipicephalus microplus isolate Deutch F79 chromosome 4, USDA_Rmic, whole genome shotgun sequence genomic window carries:
- the LOC142814649 gene encoding uncharacterized protein LOC142814649 isoform X3 translates to MPSGGPSYGSYCCVSWCFNNGRTHKKPGTSFFRVPRDGRMKAWMQYAGRDDLLVSRPAYCTQRTGFVATILLLKVSWTLGTQGLQEWLFPVCNQLHHVL, encoded by the exons atgccgtccggcggtccaagctacggcagctactgctgtgtatcgtggtgcttcaacaatggcagaacccacaagaagcctgggacgagtttcttccgcgtaccacgggacggcag gatgaaagcatggatgcagtatgctggacgcgatgatctcctagtaagccggccagcctattgtacgcaacgtacagggtttgtagcgaccattttactgctcaaagtttcatggaccctgggcacacaaggcttacaagaatggctgttcccagtgtgcaaccagctgcaccat gttctctga
- the LOC142814649 gene encoding uncharacterized protein LOC142814649 isoform X1: protein MDPGHTRLTRMAVPSVQPAAPCSLSVASSSDCDMAAEAALQGPAVEASESGSHTLRCPDEQGGSSLVAGERISDDFVLPEKTLTSRSAVTKGTCVAGRSQDCSDSIVRGTEQASQDPPEDVSANSSTPECLRENVRSCVPATMSPSMKYKQTIKHLQAKVAAQRKTIKRLQRQPHQAPSSTTKALEVIRPHVTEEVFKLLSAHVRLRPKCKGKRFPVWFKKFALHLNFRGPRAYRFLAPYFSLPSRRSLRRWLANVKMTPGIIPGILSSIATNTQAWNERDRVCALVFDEIALKKNLYYDASRDVVQGFTDDGTHRTSTIADRALVFLLVGVSRKWVQPVAFTIGHTSTPSSVMHNLLVSLILELRSINIAVKAVICDQGSSNVSLANQLKVTVAKPFFEVNGERVYYIFDVPHLIKTTRNNVQAHKLYIGDDIVNWSHIVSLYQSSHELRLRLAPKLTERHVHQKPFSNMKVSRATQVFSASVSIAITAMVYAKVLPASAITTAQFCDRMDRIFDALNSSSKKRTSQKLRHAIMKNDSELIDFLRGQLPWIASWQFVGRRQPQTIVGWQITIQAICQLWDDLSKNYNFEYLLTRRLQQDPLENIFGHIRQKQGCNTNPNVAQFICGLKHICIRKLFKLSEYGNVEDDECDLLQEQLSPFSLTSASLVDNEECAQPQPDDFPALDDLSELATNIHSHIIDDSAAYYVAGFLIKHFLRNACDGCSCPQLLKDDSETLKGTHQYFTMLKAYHVPSKLFGNLTVPSEAAFAYVQQLESRFLAIIEATAHHLKVCDVLYHHLSSVGDFHFCSAGCRAKFLKMFCRVRLCWHVRFVNRNLDRVRFQSSISGMQLDKFKG, encoded by the exons atggaccctgggcacacaaggcttacaagaatggctgttcccagtgtgcaaccagctgcaccat gttctctgagcgtcgcttcaagtagtgactgtgacatggctgcagaagctgcactgcaag gacctgcggtagaggcttcagaaagcggctcccacacattgaggtgccccgatgaacagg gtggcagctcccttgtagctggtgaaagaatttctgatgatttcgtcttgccggagaaaaccttaaccagtcgttcagctgtcacaaaaggaacttgtgtggccg gccgctcgcaagattgttccgacagcattgtccgaggcactgaacaagcttcacaagaccctccagaagacgtctccgccaacagctccacgcctgagtgccttagagaaaatg tgcgttcctgtgtgccagcgacaatgtctccatcaatgaagtacaagcaaaccattaaacatctgcaagccaaagtagcagcacagcggaaaactatcaaaagactgcagagacagcctcaccaagcaccgtcatcgactacgaaggcccttgaagttatccgaccgcacgtcaccgaggaggtttttaaacttctttctgcacatgttcgcttgaggcccaaatgcaagggcaagcggtttcccgtgtggttcaagaaattcgctcttcacttaaacttccgaggtccgcgagcataccgatttctggctccgtatttttctttgccctcccggcgttcattaaggaggtggctagctaatgtaaagatgactccaggcataattccaggaatcctttcttccattgcaacaaatactcaagcttggaatgaacgggaccgagtgtgcgctttagttttcgacgaaatagcactcaaaaagaatttgtactatgatgcttcaagagacgttgtccagggttttacagatgatggcactcatcgcacttcaaccatcgctgatcgagcactggtttttcttcttgttggtgtttcgagaaagtgggttcaaccggttgcttttactatagggcacacatcaacaccatcatctgttatgcataacttgctggtgtcactcattttggagcttaggagcattaatattgcagtgaaagcagtcatttgtgaccagggcagttcaaatgtaagtctcgctaaccaactaaaagtgactgtagcaaagcctttttttgaagttaatggtgagcgggtatattacatttttgatgttccgcatttaattaaaacaacgcgcaataatgtccaagcacacaagttatacattggggatgacatcgttaactggtcgcacattgtaagcctttaccaatcctcacatgagttgcggttgcgattggctccaaagttgactgaacggcacgttcatcagaaacctttttctaatatgaaggtcagcagagcaactcaggtcttcagtgcatcagtttcgattgctatcacggcaatggtgtatgcgaaggtgctgcctgcctcggccatcactacagctcaattttgtgatcgtatggacaggattttcgatgccttgaacagctcgagtaaaaaaagaacttcgcaaaagctgcggcatgcaatcatgaaaaatgattcagagctgattgacttcctccgaggccagcttccctggattgcatcatggcagtttgttggcagacgtcaaccacaaaccatcgtaggttggcaaataacaattcaggcaatttgtcaactatgggacgacctctccaaaaattacaattttgaatacctgttaacacgcaggcttcaacaggatcctctggagaacatatttggccacattaggcaaaaacagggttgcaacaccaaccccaatgtagcacaatttatttgtggcctgaagcacatctgcataagaaaactcttcaagctgtcagaatacggaaatgtcgaggatgatgaatgtgacctcctccaggaacagctgtcgccattctccctcaccagtgcgtctcttgtggataatgaggagtgtgcacagccacagcctgacgactttcccgctctagacgatctctctgaacttgcgacaaacattcactcccatattatcgatgactccgctgcatattatgtagctggttttctcatcaaacacttccttcggaatgcatgtgacggttgcagttgcccacagttactgaaagacgacagtgagacgcttaagggtacccaccagtatttcacaatgctcaaagcataccacgtccccagcaaactttttgggaatctcactgtgccatcagaagcagcttttgcatacgtacaacaacttgaatctcgctttcttgccataattgaggccactgcacatcacctgaaagtgtgcgatgttttgtatcaccatctgtcaagtgttggcgattttcatttctgctctgctgggtgtcgcgctaagtttctgaaaatgttttgccgggttcgtttatgttggcatgtgcgttttgtgaaccgaaacttagacagggttaggttccagtcttcaatctcgggcatgcagcttgacaagttcaaaggttag
- the LOC142814649 gene encoding uncharacterized protein LOC142814649 isoform X2, producing the protein MDPGHTRLTRMAVPSVQPAAPCSLSVASSSDCDMAAEAALQGPAVEASESGSHTLRCPDEQGGSSLVAGERISDDFVLPEKTLTSRSAVTKGTCVAGKLYVHFNTRVD; encoded by the exons atggaccctgggcacacaaggcttacaagaatggctgttcccagtgtgcaaccagctgcaccat gttctctgagcgtcgcttcaagtagtgactgtgacatggctgcagaagctgcactgcaag gacctgcggtagaggcttcagaaagcggctcccacacattgaggtgccccgatgaacagg gtggcagctcccttgtagctggtgaaagaatttctgatgatttcgtcttgccggagaaaaccttaaccagtcgttcagctgtcacaaaaggaacttgtgtggccggtaagttgtatgttcacttcaacaccagagtggattga
- the LOC119172417 gene encoding haloacid dehalogenase-like hydrolase domain-containing protein 2, with the protein MVHFYRKVRPCFSLAYRLYSVMTSARHVKAALIDLSGTLHVDDKIIPGAVKALERLRAAGIQIKFVTNTTKESRRRLHERLVSLGFKISADEIFSSLTAARTFIEVRNLRPHLMVSEAAMEEFEGMNTNDPNAVLIGLAPEKFNYTPMNEAFRLVLDGAVLVAIHKARYYRTNDSLALGPGPFVRALEFATNKTAEIVGKPDKTFFLTALRQLHALPEDTVMIGDDVRDDIDGAQQVGIRGILVKTGKYMVGDEIKIENRPWALVPSFVDAVNMILKPKV; encoded by the exons ATGGTACACTTCTACAGAAAAGTTCGCCCGTGTTTTTCGCTGGCCTATCGCTTATATTCCGTAATGACTTCAGCGAGACACGTGAAGGCGGCTCTCATAGATTTGAGCGGCACGTTGCACGTTGATGACAAGATCATTCCAGGGGCCGTCAAAGCACTAGAAAG ACTACGTGCTGCCGGGATCCAGATCAAATTCGTGACAAACACGACGAAGGAATCACGGCGACGACTGCATGAGCGGTTGGTTAGTTTAGGTTTCAAGATTTCCGCGGACGAAATTTTCTCGTCCTTGACAGCCGCCAGGACTTTCATAGAGGTGCGGAACCTGAGACCTCACCTGATGGTGTCCGAGGCTGCTATGGAAGAGTTTGAAG GTATGAATACAAATGACCCCAATGCTGTACTTATTGGACTGGCACCAGAAAAATTTAACTACACTCCTATGAATGAAGCATTTAG GCTAGTACTGGATGGAGCTGTGCTTGTTGCAATACACAAGGCACGCTATTATCGCACTAATGACAGTCTGGCCTTGGGACCGGGTCCATTTGTGAGGGCGTTGGAGTTTGCCACTAACAAGACAGCCGAGATTGTAGGCAAACCTGACAAGACGTTCTTCCTGACTGCTCTCAGACAACTTCATGCCTTACCGGAAGACACTGTTATGATTGGTGAT gaCGTTCGTGATGACATTGACGGGGCTCAACAAGTTGGCATCCGAGGAATTCTAGTGAAAACAG GGAAGTATATGGTCGGCGACGAGATCAAGATAGAGAATCGTCCTTGGGCCTTGGTCCCGTCGTTTGTCGATGCAGTGAACATGATACTGAAGCCGAAGgtgtaa